The DNA segment NNNNNNNNNNNNNNNNNNNNNNNNNNNNNNNNNNNNNNNNNNNNNNNNNNNNNNNNNNNNNNNNNNNNNNNNNNNNNNNNNNNNNNNNNNNNNNNNNNNNNNNNNNNNNNNNNNNNNNNNNNNNNNNNNNNNNNNNNNNNNNNNNNNNNNNNNNNNNNNNNNNNNNNNNNNNNNNNNNNNNNNNNNNNNNNNNNNNNNNNNNNNNNNNNNNNNNNNNNNNNNNNNNNNNNNNNNNNNNNNNNNNNNNNNNNNNNNNNNNNNNNNNNNNNNNNNNNNNNNNNNNNNNNNNNNNNNNNNNNNNNNNNNNNNNNNNNNNNNNNNNNNNNNNNNNNNNNNNNNNNNNNNNNNNNNNNNNNNNNNNNNNNNNNNNNNNNNNNNNNNNNNNNNNNNNNNNNNNNNNNNNNNNNNNNNNNNNNNNNNNNNNNNNNNNNNNNNNNNNNNNNNNNNNNNNNNNNNNNNNNNNNNNNNNNNNNNNNNNNNNNNNNNNNNNNNNNNNNNNNNNNNNNNNNNNNNNNNNNNNNNNNNNNNNNNNNNNNNNNNNNNNNNNNNNNNNNNNNNNNNNNNNNNNNNNNNNNNNNNNNNNNNNNNNNNNNNNNNNNNNNNNNNNNNNNNNNNNNNNNNNNNNNNNNNNNNNNNNNNNNNNNNNNNNNNNNNNNNNNNNNNNNNNNNNNNNNNNNNNNNNNNNNNNNNNNNNNNNNNNNNNNNNNNNNNNNNNNNNNNNNNNNNNNNNNNNNNNNNNNNNNNNNNNNNNNNNNNNNNNNNNNNNNNNNNNNNNNNNNNNNNNNNNNNNNNNNNNNNNNNNNNNNNNNNNNNNNNNNNNNNNNNNNNNNNNNNNNNNNNNNNNNNNNNNNNNNNNNNNNNNNNNNNNNNNNNNNNNNNNNNNNNNNNNNNNNNNNNNNNNNNNNNNNNNNNNNNNNNNNNNNNNNNNNNNNNNNNNNNNNNNNNNNNNNNNNNNNNNNNNNNNNNNNNNNNNNNNNNNNNNNNNNNNNNNNNNNNNNNNNNNNNNNNNNNNNNNNNNNNNNNNNNNNNNNNNNNNNNNNNNNNNNNNNNNNNNNNNNNNNNNNNNNNNNNNNNNNNNNNNNNNNNNNNNNNNNNNNNNNNNNNNNNNNNNNNNNNNNNNNNNNNNNNNNNNNNNNNNNNNNNNNNNNNNNNNNNNNNNNNNNNNNNNNNNNNNNNNNNNNNNNNNNNNNNNNNNNNNNNNNNNNNNNNNNNNNNNNNNNNNNNNNNNNNNNNNNNNNNNNNNNNNNNNNNNNNNNNNNNNNNNNNNNNNNNNNNNNNNNNNNNNNNNNNNNNNNNNNNNNNNNNNNNNNNNNNNNNNNNNNNNNNNNNNNNNNNNNNNNNNNNNNNNNNNNNNNNNNNNNNNNNNNNNNNNNNNNNNNNNNNNNNNNNNNNNNNNNNNNNNNNNNNNNNNNNNNNNNNNNNNNNNNNNNNNNNNNNNNNNNNNNNNNNNNNNNNNNNNNNNNNNNNNNNNNNNNNNNNNNNNNNNNNNNNNNNNNNNNNNNNNNNNNNNNNNNNNNNNNNNNNNNNNNNNNNNNNNNNNNNNNNNNNNNNNNNNNNNNNNNNNNNNNNNNNNNNNNNNNNNNNNNNNNNNNNNNNNNNNNNNNNNNNNNNNNNNNNNNNNNNNNNNNNNNNNNNNNNNNNNNNNNNNNNNNNNNNNNNNNNNNNNNNNNNNNNNNNNNNNNNNNNNNNNNNNNNNNNNNNNNNNNNNNNNNNNNNNNNNNNNNNNNNNNNNNNNNNNNNNNNNNNNNNNNNNNNNNNNNNNNNNNNNNNNNNNNNNNNNNNNNNNNNNNNNNNNNNNNNNNNNNNNNNNNNNNNNNNNNNNNNNNNNNNNNNNNNNNNNNNNNNNNNNNNNNNNNNNNNNNNNNNNNNNNNNNNNNNNNNNNNNNNNNNNNNNNNNNNNNNNNNNNNNNNNNNNNNNNNNNNNNNNNNNNNNNNNNNNNNNNNNNNNNNNNNNNNNNNNNNNNNNNNNNNNNNNNNNNNNNNNNNNNNNNNNNNNNNNNNNNNNNNNNNNNNNNNNNNNNNNNNNNNNNNNNNNNNNNNNNNNNNNNNNNNNNNNNNNNNNNNNNNNNNNNNNNNNNNNNNNNNNNNNNNNNNNNNNNNNNNNNNNNNNNNNNNNNNNNNNNNNNNNNNNNNNNNNNNNNNNNNNNNNNNNNNNNNNNNNNNNNNNNNNNNNNNNNNNNNNNNNNNNNNNNNNNNNNNNNNNNNNNNNNNNNNNNNNNNNNNNNNNNNNNNNNNNNNNNNNNNNNNNNNNNNNNNNNNNNNNNNNNNNNNNNNNNNNNNNNNNNNNNNNNNNNNNNNNNNNNNNNACATACAACAAGGGGAAGAACAAGTAGCAGAACACGACTGATTTCTACTTCTTCAGCACAATCGGAGCACGCAGGTACATATCAGTGTCAGTACCGGGCGTCTTGGCCAGGAATGCCATCCAAGGAGAGTGATCctgtggagctggtgctgacaggtgtgggccctggggacagcaggtggCTCTGGTTGATCCCAACAGGACCGTGTCCCACAGCTGTACCCTCCGTTCATGCGGATCGACATTTCCTGCCTCCCAGCATTTCCCTGAGCCCTGAGGAATGTGTGGAGATAGGGACCaatgtcaccatccagtgcTGGAACAAGGACTATGGGGCcaccttcctcctgcacaaggACGGCTGCTCAGCCCCCATCCAGCGCCAGCACCTCCATGTGGTGGGCACAGCcaccttcaccatctttgggGTGACCCCAGCTGACAGCGGCACCTACAAGCCCCTGGGCTTACCCCTTTGTGTCCTCACCCCTTGGCAATAATGTGACTCTGGAGGTGACTCCCACACCTGCACCCCCAGGTGGGTCTGAACCCCACTTGGGTACCCCTGGTGCCGCCCAGGAGTGGCTGTGTCACCTCCTGTCCCTGTAGAGGTGGTGGTTGGGGATGTGATAACCCAAACACCCGGACCACACAGGTGCTGCAGACAGTTCCCATGGGAACCCGGTGGTGGCAGTGGCtgggggctgcactgctgcctttgtctTCATCCTCATCCTTGTCGTCCTCTTCCTCCTTGCTGCCCGCAGACGTCGGATACGGAGAGATGAGAGCCCTGGTGGGGAAGGGTGTAAACGTCTTTATTTCTCAGTAGATCCCCTCTAAGGCTCCTCAGCCCCCCCGTAGCCCCACTCCATTCCCCTCCTTGTTTTGATGCAGGTGCCCCTGCAGAAAAGCCTGAGGACATGGAGTTCCAGGTAAGCGTCTGGGTCAGGGGACCCCAAACCCCAGCCTGACCCTTGGAACACCTCCTGATCCCATTTAGAGTCCCAACCCCTGTCCATGGGGACCCcaggggatccacagcctcatACAGTTTGCCTTAATGTGAAGCACATCCCCCCAAACCCAGACCATGAGGAACTCCACATCCGCACTGTGGAGACACCCAAATCTGAGCCCTCAGATGCCCCTGGCCCCTCCAAAACTTAAATACCCCTCAGACCCCGTGGGGCACTTTCACACCCTGTAGGAAGAACCCCAAACATCACTTGTGGGGCGTTTCTCCAGGAGCCAACTGGGGACCCCCATGGTGAAACTCTGCCTTCCCACTGTGTCCCCANNNNNNNNNNNNNNNNNNNNNNNNNNNNNNNNNNNNNNNNNNNNNNNNNNNNNNNNNNNNNNNNNNNNNNNNNNNNNNNNNNNNNNNNNNNNNNNNNNNNNNNNNNNNNNNNNNNNNNNNNNNNNNNNNNNNNNNNNNNNNNNNNNNNNNNNNNNNNNNNNNNNNNNNNNNNNNNNNNNNNNNNNNNNNNNNNNNNNNNNNNNNNNNNNNNNNNNNNNNNNNNNNNNNNNNNNNNNNNNNNNNNNNNNNNNNNNNNNNNNNNNNNNNNNNNNNNNNNNNNNNNNNNNNNNNNNNNNNNNNNNNNNNNNNNNNNNNNNNNNNNNNNNNNNNNNNNNNNNNNNNNNNNNNNNNNNNNNNNNNNNNNNNNNNNNNNNNNNNNNNNNNNNNNNNNNNNNNNNNNNNNNNNNNNNNNNNNNNNNNNNNNNNNNNNNNNNNNNNNNNNNNNNNNNNNNNNNNNNNNNNNNNNNNNNNNNNNNNNNNNNNNNNNNNNNNNNNNNNNNNNNNNNNNNNNNNNNNNNNNNNNNNNNNNNNNNNNNNNNNNNNNNNNNNNNNNNNNNNNNNNNNNNNNNNNNNNNNNNNNNNNNNNNNNNNNNNNNNNNNNNNNNNNNNNNNNNNNNNNNNNNNNNNNNNNNNNNNNNNNNNNNNNNNNNNNNNNNNNNNNNNNNNNNNNNNNNNNNNNNNNNNNNNNNNNNNNNNNNNNNNNNNNNNNNNNNNNNNNNNNNNNNNNNNNNNNNNNNNNNNNNNNNNNNNNNNNNNNNNNNNNNNNNNNNNNNNNNNNNNNNNNNNNNNNNNNNNNNNNNNNNNNNNNNNNNNNNNNNNNNNNNNNNNNNNNNNNNNNNNNNNNNNNNNNNNNNNNNNNNNNNNNNNNNNNNNNNNNNNNNNNNNNNNNNNNNNNNNNNNNNNNNNNNNNNNNNNNNNNNNNNNNNNNNNNNNNNNNNNNNNNNNNNNNNNNNNNNNNNNNNNNNNNNNNNNNNNNNNNNNNNNNNNNNNNNNNNNNNNNNNNNNNNNNNNNNNNNNNNNNNNNNNNNNNNNNNNNNNNNNNNNNNNNNNNNNNNNNNNNNNNNNNNNNNNNNNNNNNNNNNNNNNNNNNNNNNNNNNNNNNNNNNNNNNNNNNNNNNNNNNNNNNNNNNNNNNNNNNNNNNNNNNNNNNNNNNNNNNNNNNNNNNNNNNNNNNNNNNNNNNNNNNNNNNNNNNNNNNNNNNNNNNNNNNNNNNNNNNNNNNNNNNNNNNNNNNNNNNNNNNNNNNNNNNNNNNNNNNNNNNNNNNNNNNNNNNNNNNNNNNNNNNNNNNNNNNNNNNNNNNNNNNNNNNNNNNNNNNNNNNNNNNNNNNNNNNNNNNNNNNNNNNNNNNNNNNNNNNNNNNNNNNNNNNNNNNNNNNNNNNNNNNNNNNNNNNNNNNNNNNNNNNNNNNNNNNNNNNNNNNNNNNNNNNNNNNNNNNNNNNNNNNNNNNNNNNNNNNNNNNNNNNNNNNNNNNNNNNNNNNNNNNNNNNNNNNNNNNNNNNNNNNNNNNNNNNNNNNNNNNNNNNNNNNNNNNNNNNNNNNNNNNNNNNNNNNNNNNNNNNNNNNNNNNNNNNNNNNNNNNNNNNNNNNNNNNNNNNNNNNNNNNNNNNNNNNNNNNNNNNNNNNNNNNNNNNNNNNNNNNNNNNNNNNNNNNNNNNNNNNNNNNNNNNNNNNNNNNNNNNNNNNNNNNNNNNNNNNNNNNNNNNNNNNNNNNNNNNNNNNNNNNNNNNNNNNNNNNNNNNNNNNNNNNNNNNNNNNNNNNNNNNNNNNNNNNNNNNNNNNNNNNNNNNNNNNNNNNNNNNNNNNNNNNNNNNNNNNNNNNNNNNNNNNNNNNNNNNNNNNNNNNNNNNNNNNNNNNNNNNNNCCCAGCACTGGCATTGCCCAGGCAGCCATGGCTTGTCCCTGCTCGGACCTCTCCTGGCATGGAGCCTTCCTGGGGTAGAGCTGAGAGGTCACCTCCTGACCTTCCCACACTGAGGGGATCTGACAGCTGAACTGCGTGAGTGTCGCATCCTGTtcatggagggaaggagggaccacaaggactgcagtgctgtcacacagcagcagctcagcaccacacagcttttaTTCTCACTGGCCCCCTCCCAGTGGGTGTGgggagagaacaagagaaatgaggaagaattcaTCGGTGGAGATAAAATCTATTTACTGAGAccgaaaaggaagagagaaataacaggAATGATAATCAGATAGGGGTATATACTTATCCAAGGCAAGCGATGCACAAAGGAATTGCTCAGCACCCAAAGACCAAGGATAAAAGCAGGACAGAATGGGAAGCaggggattttgggggggtCTATAGGGGATCTATAGGGCATCTGTAGGGGATgaaaggggaggaaagggaCATTTTGATGTATCTCCATAAGAGTGTTAGATTGAGACAGATAAGGGTGTCTGAGGaatggtggtggtgttttgaAGTGGATTGGAGAGTATTAAGGTATTTGAGGGGATGAGGCGGGATTTTGGGGTAAGAGATGAGCATTGAGGGATTTGGTGTGAGTGGGAAGCATTTGGGGTGCACCAGGGAGAATTTGGGGTTGTTAGATTAGGGGAGATGAGCTGGTCTGGGATAAGAAGAGGACACCAGGCAGTCCCAAGCAGGGAATTTGAGGTCTGTCCCCTTCCATACACCCCGAAAATGAGGCACTTGGGGAGGCCCATCAGCACGGTAATTCAGTGCTCACTGTGGTGTAGATAACGGGGGGTTGGGGGTCAGTGTGGGAACTGGGAGTCTGGGAGCACGGGATGGCAGCTGGCATCTCGGTGTAGGTCAGATCCTCGCTGTCCCTGGGAGTCACCTGGAGAAACAGGAGGAGAGTGGGGTGCTACCACGGGGGTCCCCAAGATGGGTGGGTGGAGGGTGGGCCTCTGGTGCTCAGGTGTAGGTATGAGGTGGATGTGATCATGAGAAGTCTGCAGTTCTGAGGGTGATGAGATTTGGGGTCCACAAAGGAGGATATTTGAGGCCCAGCTATGGTCTTGGGGTGTTTAGGGACTGGGGGAATTACAGGGGCTCTTTTTTGTGTTCCCCATGTGTCACGGGGATTCTGTGTGGATGCACGTAGGGTCCCTCTACTCATGTTGTATGTGCCTATATGTTCAGGGGGGATTAAGGTTTGGAGAGCTTCTGTGGGTCTGGGGACTTAGGTTTGTGGGCTGAGGGTTCCCCGCAATGCAGGTTTGGATTTCCCATGAGCTGGATACAGGTTGGGGCACATAAATGTCAGAGTAAGCCATGTGAGGCTGGGGGTCGTTTGTGGGCCTGATGGGAAGGGTGTGGGTCTCCATAGTGATGTTCCCCGTGGGCCCCAAGGGTGaagtgggatttggggtccaCTGACCCAGACACTTACCTGGAACTGCATTGACTTGGGCGTTTCAGGGGTGACGCCTGCATCAAaatggggaaggagaagagTGGGGGTTACGGGGTGTCTCAAGATATGCATAAAGGTCTGTAAGGGGTCAAAGGACAGAGAGGGAACACCTTGGGGGATCTGTAGGGAACGGAAGAGGACACTTGGGGCATTCAGTTAGGGATAGAAAGAGGAGGCAGAGCACACTTGAGGGCATCGATAGGGGATGGAAACCTTTTAAGCCCTTCCTCACCAGGGCTCCTATCCCTGCTTGTCCAGAGGCTGCGGGCATCGAGGACGAAGTAGAGGCCCAGGCTGAAGACgaagacagcagcacagcccctcaCCACCGCCACCACCAGGCTCCCATGGGACCGCCCCTTGGCACCTGTGGGGTGCGAGTGTTTGGGTGTCCCCATCACAGGGCAGGGATGCAGGGACAGTTCCACCCACGGGTGACACTGGGACACGCAAATGGGGCCTCGGGCCTAACTGGGGGTGCAGGTGTGGGTGTCACCTCCAGCATGACGCTGTCCCCAAGGGGTGAGGACACAAATGTCTGATCCTTGGGGTTGTGGGATGATGTATTGGTGCTGGCAGAGGCACCCTGAGTGGGTGAAGGTGGCCGTGCCCCACCAGTGGGATCCTCACGCCGGACGGGGGCCAAGCATTTAACTCTGTGCAGGAGGAATGTGCCACCATAACCCCCATTCCAGCACTGGGTGGTGACATCCGTCCCCATTGCCACACGTTCCCTGCGCTCAGGGAAATGCTGAGTTGGGGGAAGCTGCGGTttgtgtgcagggaggagaagagatgGGACTTGGCCTTGTGGGGAAAGCTCAGGGCCAGCTGGTGTCCATAGCGCCCtcacctgtcagcaccagctccacgggCTCACTCTTATTTGATGTCCACAGTGGCTCTGACACCTGGTACCGACACTGATACGTCCCCGCATCTTCCAGCTTTGtgacagcaaaggagaactcagctgtatcctgctccttgtctttttccttgtcgGACCTCAGAGTTCCATTCAACCAGAGCTGGACCCAGGCTCGCACGCGGGGCAGGCGGCACCTTAAGGTgacagtgtcccccaggggcaCCGCCTGGCTGGGATGCAGTGACAGGGagggtgggggcactgggacaggggacagcagtcagccttgtccctgcacaccctcctCTGCCCCTCTGATGCCCCCCTGACCAcgctcccctccctctctccccattctccccctgtccccatactCAcgttgctgtgctctgctcgctgccaccagccaccaacctgcaagggacacggtcctggttccacacagggccaccaacccccgtggcaccacgtccccattgtcactcacccaggatgagggccagcgccattggtgccatgaggctgcagcagctggggacaGCGAGACTGCAGCTGGGACAGGGAGTGGCCGGAGAGGCAATCTCATTTCCCCTTGGGGACAGGATGACGTGCTATCTCCACCTCGTGACACATTTCCCCCATTTGTGGTGGCACCGCTTTGTCCCCTGTTggctgacacacacacacacagcattgcACACAGACCCTCTTTGTGTGTCCCACTCAGGCGATCACCCCTCGAGTGTCACAGACTGTCCCCAGAGTTCTGTCAGCACGTGGCCTCGTCTGCTGTCCCCCATGGGACGCCAAACACAGCACACGTGGCTTCAGTGGTGCACTGGGATCTGCGCCCTTCGGGCCCCACGTTGGGCAGCacaaggactgcagtgctggcagcagctcagcaccacactgCCCTTCCCTCACTGACCGCCCTCTTGGTGCACTGGGTGAGAACTAaccaagaaaatgcagaactcaCGGGTTGCaataaaaactaatttaatagggtagaaaaggaagagaggagtCATGATGATGGTCATATGGATGGTTCACAGGTCGGTTCGGTCTGATTCTTTCACTGATGTGGTGGGGGGACCCGTGAAGCCATGccctgggaaaggggaaagggcgAAATGGGGAGTGGCGATGTCAGCAGTGGAGGTGTTGGGACGTCGGTGTCAGTGCCAATAGGTTAACCCAAATCCCCCAAGGTCAAACACACTGAACCCAAAACAACGGGATTTGCTCATCTTCTGCCCAATGTGGTCAATGCCATTCTGGTTGTGTATCCTGGATTCCCCAGTCTCAATCCCAGTGAACCCAAATCTACCCCCTAAGATAAGGTACAGTACTTGAGGCGGAGGAGAcatttttgggggagaaaaaactGTGAGGGTGCACTTTTTGGGGAGCTCCCCAGGGTTGTGTAATGTGGGGACCAGCAGGGCAATCATCTAAGCggggggggagggtgggggtTCGTATCGGGCTGTGGTGACATTGGAGGAAATTCAGCATTTCCTGAGTGACCGCAGACGTCTGCTGTGTTGTGGGGGGAAGTTTCAAAGGTGGGATAAATGTACAAAAAAAGGACGTCCGGAGATGTGGGGCACAAAGTGGGGCCCAGCCCCATTGATCGCCCCATAGATTTGGAGATGCACACCCTCATACGCACTCCAAAACCCCTTCTCGTTGCTCACCCCAAAGATTTGGAGACCCCACATCCTCCTCTGCACATCCTGAACCCTTTCCCCTGTATTTCCCTATAGATTTGGGGTggtgcagccccacagcatAATGCCATGGGCCTACAACTCCGGCCCACGCCTGGGCTGTGTTGAGTGCCTTGGTGGGCAACAGGGATGGGGGattggtctgaaaaaaaaatctccgGCTCATTTCCATGGGAATGAGCACGGCTGCAGGGAGCGCAGTGCCGCAGACTGACAGAACGCCTTCTCAGCAACAAAGCCCCATTTCTCTGCACAGCTCCACCAGAGGCGGGGCATTGCCAGCAGTGATGAACAAGGGCTGCATGTCACTCCTGTCCCCGGACGTCGCAGGTGGCACGGAGCAGTTGGACAGGAAGCTGGTGGTGGCGGTGGtgaggggctgtgctgctgcccttgTCTTCATCCTTGtcctcattgtggtcttcctCCGCACTGCCCGCAGGCGCTGCGTGTGGAGAGATGAGAGCCATGGTGGGGAACGGGCTgcatttcttccatctcttaGGGATCCCCCCCATTGTCTTCAAGCTCCCCTTCCATCCCCTATACACACCCCAAAGGTCCCTCTGTGCCCCCCATCGCACGCGCATTTATCCCCTCCGATGTTTGATGCAGGTGCACCTCCCAGAAGGCCAGAGGCCGAGCAGCTCCAGGTGAGTGTCTGTGTCAGCCAACCCCAAATGCCAGTCTGCCCCTTGAGCCCCCAGACCCAGCTTGGGAATCCCAGTCCCTGTGCATGGGGTATCTGCTAGACCCCCAGccaggggaggggaggggaggggaggggaggggaggggagggagggagggagggaggaggaggaggaggaggaggaggaggaggaggaggaggaggaggaggaggaggaggaggaggaggaggaggaggaggaggaggaggaggaggaggaggaggaggaggaggaggaNNNNNNNNNNNNNNNNNNNNaaaggaaaggaaaggaaaggaaaggaaaggaaaggaaaggaaaggaaagactTCTGTCCATGACATGGAGGAGCTAGGCTCTTCCCATCCTTGCATCTTCGTCCTCAGCAAGTCATCAGGCAGGTGAGAAGGAGGAGTTACCTGATTGAGATAAGGAGAAAACTATTTTACTCACAATGGTAAAGGAATGTGATGTAACACAacataaaagaaa comes from the Meleagris gallopavo isolate NT-WF06-2002-E0010 breed Aviagen turkey brand Nicholas breeding stock unplaced genomic scaffold, Turkey_5.1 ChrUn_random_7180001957892, whole genome shotgun sequence genome and includes:
- the LOC104917245 gene encoding LOW QUALITY PROTEIN: uncharacterized protein LOC104917245 (The sequence of the model RefSeq protein was modified relative to this genomic sequence to represent the inferred CDS: inserted 2 bases in 1 codon), with protein sequence MPSKESDPVELVLTGVGPGDSRWLWLIPTGPCPTAVPSVHADRHFLPPSISLSPEECVEIGTNVTIQCWNKDYGATFLLHKDGCSAPIQRQHLHVVGTATFTIFGVTPADSGTYKXPWAYPFVSSPLGNNVTLEVTPTPAPPGAADSSHGNPVVAVAGGCTAAFVFILILVVLFLLAARRRRIRRDESPGAPAEKPEDMEFQVSVWVRGPQTPA
- the LOC100541750 gene encoding V-set and transmembrane domain-containing protein 1 isoform X2 translates to MAPMALALILVPPPSLSLHPSQAVPLGDTVTLRCRLPRVRAWVQLWLNGTLRSDKEKDKEQDTAEFSFAVTKLEDAGTYQCRYQVSEPLWTSNKSEPVELVLTGAKGRSHGSLVVAVVRGCAAVFVFSLGLYFVLDARSLWTSRDRSPGVTPETPKSMQFQVTPRDSEDLTYTEMPAAIPCSQTPSSHTDPQPPVIYTTVSTELPC
- the LOC100541750 gene encoding V-set and transmembrane domain-containing protein 1 isoform X1 translates to MAPMALALILGWWLVAASRAQQLPPPSLSLHPSQAVPLGDTVTLRCRLPRVRAWVQLWLNGTLRSDKEKDKEQDTAEFSFAVTKLEDAGTYQCRYQVSEPLWTSNKSEPVELVLTGAKGRSHGSLVVAVVRGCAAVFVFSLGLYFVLDARSLWTSRDRSPGVTPETPKSMQFQVTPRDSEDLTYTEMPAAIPCSQTPSSHTDPQPPVIYTTVSTELPC